The Kiritimatiellia bacterium DNA window ATGCGTCGCCGCCGGGGAGGGAATTGAAGTATGAAAAAACGCTCCGCCGCGGAAATAAACGCCCGGGGATTTTCCTCGCAGGCGCTTAACGCCGGGGTGCGCGCGGCCGCGCAGGCCGGGACGGAGAAAATCATCCTGCGGAACGTCTGCGGACAACGTTACATCGGCGCCGGTTTGATGAACAAAACGGAAATCATCGTGGAGGGCACTCCGGGCAACGACCTGGCCTGCTTCATGGACGGCCCGCGCGTGGTCGTCCACGGCAACGCGCAGGACGCGGCCGCCAACACCATGAGTTCCGGCGAACTCATAATTCACGGCGATGCCGGGGACGTGCCGGGCTATTCCATGCGCGGGGGCCGCCTGTTCATCAGGGGCGACGCCGGTTATCGCGTCGGCATCCACATGAAGGCTTACGCAAATCAGAGTCCCGTTATCGTGATCGGCGGCAACACAAAGGATTATCTCGGAGAATATATGGCCGGCGGAACGATTGTCGTGCTGGGATTGAATCAAACCAATGGAACTCCCCTGATCGGTGATTTTGTCGGGACAGGCATGCACGGCGGCGAAATTTTTCTCCGCGGCGCGGTCAATGATTGTCTGCTCGGCCGCGAAACCGGCATCGCGGCAATATCCGGGACGGAACGCAGCCGGCTGACGAATATACTTATGGATTTTGCCGGGGAATTTAATATGATTCCAACCCAGCTGACCGGCCTTGATTTTATCAGGCTGGGTCCCGTTTCCTGCCGGCCCTACGGCCGGATTTACGTCTATTAGCATCCCATTTGAAGATATGTTCTCAAAATGGCTTAATATTATTGCGAAAGAAAAATCATTCTGGCAAATTACAAACCCGTGAATAAATCCGCCTCCATACCAAAAAAACACGTGTTTATTACCGGCGGCGTGGTTTCCTCTCTCGGCAAGGGCATAACCGCCGCTTCCATCGGGCTCCTGCTCTCGCGCCGCGGCTACCGGGTCCGCCTCCAGAAAATGGACCCCTACCTCAACGTTGACCCCGGCACCATGTCGCCCTACCAGCACGGCGAGGTTTACGTTACCGACGACGGCACCGAGGCGGACCTTGATCTGGGGCATTACGAGCGCATCGCCGGCGTAACCTGCGCCCGTAACAGCAATTTCACAACGGGCCGTATCTACAGCACCGTCATTAACCGTGAACGCGAGGGCGGATATCTGGGCAAAACCGTCCAGGTAATCCCGCATGTCACCGACGAAATAAAAAACGCCGTCCGCTCGGCGGCGGACGATGAGACCGATATCGTCATAACCGAAATCGGCGGCACGGCCGGCGATATAGAATCCCTGCCGTTTCTGGAAGCCATCCGCCAGTTCCGGCACGAAATCGGAAGAAACAACGGCGTGTTTATTCATTTGACGCTCGTGCCCTTCATCAAGGCGGCGGGCGAGTTCAAGACCAAGCCCGCCCAGCAGTCGGCCGGCATACTGCGCGCCATCGGCATCATTCCAGATATCCTGATCTGCCGCTGTGAGAAGCGGCTGGAACAGGCGCACAAGGAAAAACTGGCGCTCTTCAGCAACGTGGCAAAAGACCTGGTGATTGAAGAGCCCGACGTCCGGCATTCAATTTACGAAGTGCCGGTGGACCTGGCCGAACAGGGGCTGGATGTATATATCCTGGAGATGCTCGGACTGCACGTGAAACCGCTCCGGATTGAGGACTGGAAACAAATGCTCTCCGCCCATTTCCATCCGGAGAACGGCGAGGTGGAAATCGCGGTGGTCGGCAAATACATCAGCCTGAGGGACGCTTACAAGAGCGTCTATGAAGCCCTCATCCACGGCGGCATAGCCAACAAACTCCGGGTCAACATCAGGATGGTTGAGGCGGAAAAAATTGAAAACGGGAGCGTTCAAAAACTCATTGGAAACGTTCACGGCATCCTCGTCCCCGGCGGTTTCGGCGACCGCGGCATCGCGGGGAAAATTCAGGCCGTGCAATACGCGCGCGAAAACAAAATACCCTTCTTCGGAATTTGCCTCGGGATGCAGTGCGCGGTGATGGAATTTGCGCGCAATGTCTGCGGCCTGGCCGACGCCAACAGCACGGAATTCGCACCCGCCGCCGGGACCGCGGTGATTGACCTGATGGAAGAACAGAAAAAAATCAGCGCCAAGGGGGGCACCATGCGGCTCGGCGCTTATCCCTGCGCGCTTACCCCCGGAACAAAATCGCGGGCGGCGTATGGAACGGACAATATTCAGGAAAGACACCGCCACCGCTATGAATTCAACAACATCTTTCGCGAAAAACTGGAACAAAAGGGAATGGTTGTTGCCGGCGTATGCCCGGAGGGCCAGCTGGTTGAAATCGTGGAATTGAAAGACCACCCCTGGTTCGTGGGATGCCAGTTTCATCCGGAATTCAAGTCAGGGCCCCTGAAGGCCCACCCGCTTTTCCGTGAATTTGCGGCCGCCGCGATGAGGAAAGCAAAGAAATAAGAAAAAAAATATTTCTCACAGAGAGAAGAAAATGATTTTCTACAAAGAGCATAAAGCATATGGGAAAGGGCGTCAACCGAGCAGGCATAACCGGAAAATTTATCAAGGTAGGAGCCGAACCCCTGTTCGGCGATGTATGTTTTGTCGTCCGGAATCGCCCGGCAGTGCCGGGCTCCTACAGCGGTCAAATACAGTTGCCGCCTTTGGCGGCTTAATTGATCGCGCCGTTCTCCGTGAACTTCCATGAGCTTCGCGAGCGGGTAATAGAGAATCAGAAATTCAGGAACATTAAACGTCATGCCGAAAAGAGAAGACATAAAGAAAATAATGTTGATCGGCTCCGGCCCGATCGTCATCGGGCAATCCTGCGAATTTGATTATTCCGGTGTGCAGGCCTGCAAGGCGCTCAAGGAGGAAAACTATGAAATTGTCCTTGTCAACAGCAATCCCGCCACAATCATGACCGAC harbors:
- a CDS encoding CTP synthase, with the translated sequence MNKSASIPKKHVFITGGVVSSLGKGITAASIGLLLSRRGYRVRLQKMDPYLNVDPGTMSPYQHGEVYVTDDGTEADLDLGHYERIAGVTCARNSNFTTGRIYSTVINREREGGYLGKTVQVIPHVTDEIKNAVRSAADDETDIVITEIGGTAGDIESLPFLEAIRQFRHEIGRNNGVFIHLTLVPFIKAAGEFKTKPAQQSAGILRAIGIIPDILICRCEKRLEQAHKEKLALFSNVAKDLVIEEPDVRHSIYEVPVDLAEQGLDVYILEMLGLHVKPLRIEDWKQMLSAHFHPENGEVEIAVVGKYISLRDAYKSVYEALIHGGIANKLRVNIRMVEAEKIENGSVQKLIGNVHGILVPGGFGDRGIAGKIQAVQYARENKIPFFGICLGMQCAVMEFARNVCGLADANSTEFAPAAGTAVIDLMEEQKKISAKGGTMRLGAYPCALTPGTKSRAAYGTDNIQERHRHRYEFNNIFREKLEQKGMVVAGVCPEGQLVEIVELKDHPWFVGCQFHPEFKSGPLKAHPLFREFAAAAMRKAKK